From Arctopsyche grandis isolate Sample6627 chromosome 12, ASM5162203v2, whole genome shotgun sequence, one genomic window encodes:
- the Edc3 gene encoding enhancer of mRNA-decapping protein 3 isoform X2, with protein MSSWVGCAVSIECGQPPGCFQGTILETDGSYLTLSKPFLDGLPYPKSQVTLKASDIKQIQIIQENAKANNEKQHSTVEVTKSAKKSQKFALTESLQPFEGKSNGMQHSSLPNSISYPNSNQQMNKFQNHNVQHSSNQFNQKQNFGHGNNFSNSNQVSGNSKSKPIDIQGRSNKLNGRSTPNKKEKERRRNEICFGTPSDDPILTEEFDFEKNLALFDKRALWEELNQAQKPDIRQTDHVRRNQSQPKFRHDENILESQPVAHRAIKLPDEGKGPKEYVTDVGLVIPSLTVEFRMKLLTACGRSGLEGAELLGRAGTEVALQLLGGTRRLHPHNTHQMPVVAFLIGPHRQGVVGVTCARQLASHGVSTVVLVAEPDVQGALRPHLSLYQMTGNRLTTNIQDLPSVDLIIMALCDDSDDPSHYPHLAEWANQSRAPVLALDPPAIGTPGIITKYSLLPILPLSHSLNNGKLYLCNLAIPQKIFKDLGIQYDSPFGSKFVIALHPND; from the exons ATGTCCAGCTGGGTGGGTTGCGCGGTCTCGATAGAATGCGGCCAACCTCCGGGATGCTTTCAAGGCACTATTCTGGAGACAGATGGCTCTTATCTGACGCTGAGCAAGCCTTTCTTGGATGGATTGCCTTACCCCAAGTCCCAAGTGACGCTCAA gGCTTCCGATATAAAGCAAATACAAATCATTCAAGAAAATGCTAAAGCCAATAATGAAAAGCAGCACAGTACAGTAGAAGTGACAAAATCTGCTAAAAAATCTCAAAAGTTTGCTTTGACGGAGTCGTTACAACCGTTTGAAGGAAAAAGTAATGGAATGCAACATTCATCTTTACCGAATAGCATCTCCTATCCTAATAGTAACCAGCAAATGAACAAATTTCAAAATCACAATGTTCAGCATAGTAGTAATCAgtttaatcaaaaacaaaattttggacACGGAAACAATTTCTCTAATTCAAATCAGGTGTCGGGAAATAGCAAAAGCAAACCGATTGATATACAAGGacgttcaaataaattaaacg GTCGAAGTACACCTaacaaaaaagagaaagaacGACGTCGGAATGAGATTTGTTTCGGTACGCCTTCGGATGATCCAATTTTAACGGAAGAATTCgatttcgaaaaaaatttagCGTTATTCGACAAACGGGCTCTTTGGGAAGAGTTGAATCAAGCGCAAAAACCAGAT ATTCGTCAGACTGATCACGTGAGACGAAATCAGTCACAGCCTAAATTTCGTCATGATGAAAACATCTTGGAATCTCAGCCTGTTGCACACAGAGCAATTAAACTTCCAGACGAAGGCAAAGGACCAAAAGAATATGTTActg ATGTTGGTCTTGTTATACCTTCACTCACAGTTGAGTTTCGTATGAAGTTACTTACAGCGTGTGGTCGATCTGGCCTCGAAGGTGCAGAACTTCTTGGAAGAGCTGGTACTGAAGTGGCATTACAACTTTTAGGCGGAACTCGTAGATTACACCCACATAATACACACCAAATGCCCGTTGTGGCATTTCTTATTGGACCTCAtag GCAAGGTGTTGTTGGCGTTACATGTGCACGTCAATTAGCATCTCACGGAGTTTCAACTGTAGTGCTAGTTGCTGAACCCGATGTTCAAGGTGCATTGAGGCCACATCTTAGCTTGTACCAAATGACGGGCAATAGGCTTACGACCAACATTCAAGATTTACCATCAGTCGATCTTATTATAATGGCTTTGTGCGATGATTCTGATGATCCTTCTCACTATCCTCATTTAGCCGAATGGGCTAACCAAAGTAGAGCACCAGTGTTAGCTTTAGATCCACCAGCAATCGGTACACCTGgaataataactaaatattcTCTTCTTCCTATTTTGCCTCTATCTCACTCGTTAAATAATGGAAAATTGTATCTATGCAATCTTGCTATTCCTCAGAAGATTTTCAAAGATTTGGGGATTCAATATGATTCTCCATTCGGTTCAAAGTTCGTTATCGCACTGCATCCGAATGATTGA
- the Edc3 gene encoding enhancer of mRNA-decapping protein 3 isoform X1: MSSWVGCAVSIECGQPPGCFQGTILETDGSYLTLSKPFLDGLPYPKSQVTLKASDIKQIQIIQENAKANNEKQHSTVEVTKSAKKSQKFALTESLQPFEGKSNGMQHSSLPNSISYPNSNQQMNKFQNHNVQHSSNQFNQKQNFGHGNNFSNSNQVSGNSKSKPIDIQGRSNKLNGRSTPNKKEKERRRNEICFGTPSDDPILTEEFDFEKNLALFDKRALWEELNQAQKPDVIRQTDHVRRNQSQPKFRHDENILESQPVAHRAIKLPDEGKGPKEYVTDVGLVIPSLTVEFRMKLLTACGRSGLEGAELLGRAGTEVALQLLGGTRRLHPHNTHQMPVVAFLIGPHRQGVVGVTCARQLASHGVSTVVLVAEPDVQGALRPHLSLYQMTGNRLTTNIQDLPSVDLIIMALCDDSDDPSHYPHLAEWANQSRAPVLALDPPAIGTPGIITKYSLLPILPLSHSLNNGKLYLCNLAIPQKIFKDLGIQYDSPFGSKFVIALHPND, from the exons ATGTCCAGCTGGGTGGGTTGCGCGGTCTCGATAGAATGCGGCCAACCTCCGGGATGCTTTCAAGGCACTATTCTGGAGACAGATGGCTCTTATCTGACGCTGAGCAAGCCTTTCTTGGATGGATTGCCTTACCCCAAGTCCCAAGTGACGCTCAA gGCTTCCGATATAAAGCAAATACAAATCATTCAAGAAAATGCTAAAGCCAATAATGAAAAGCAGCACAGTACAGTAGAAGTGACAAAATCTGCTAAAAAATCTCAAAAGTTTGCTTTGACGGAGTCGTTACAACCGTTTGAAGGAAAAAGTAATGGAATGCAACATTCATCTTTACCGAATAGCATCTCCTATCCTAATAGTAACCAGCAAATGAACAAATTTCAAAATCACAATGTTCAGCATAGTAGTAATCAgtttaatcaaaaacaaaattttggacACGGAAACAATTTCTCTAATTCAAATCAGGTGTCGGGAAATAGCAAAAGCAAACCGATTGATATACAAGGacgttcaaataaattaaacg GTCGAAGTACACCTaacaaaaaagagaaagaacGACGTCGGAATGAGATTTGTTTCGGTACGCCTTCGGATGATCCAATTTTAACGGAAGAATTCgatttcgaaaaaaatttagCGTTATTCGACAAACGGGCTCTTTGGGAAGAGTTGAATCAAGCGCAAAAACCAGATGTT ATTCGTCAGACTGATCACGTGAGACGAAATCAGTCACAGCCTAAATTTCGTCATGATGAAAACATCTTGGAATCTCAGCCTGTTGCACACAGAGCAATTAAACTTCCAGACGAAGGCAAAGGACCAAAAGAATATGTTActg ATGTTGGTCTTGTTATACCTTCACTCACAGTTGAGTTTCGTATGAAGTTACTTACAGCGTGTGGTCGATCTGGCCTCGAAGGTGCAGAACTTCTTGGAAGAGCTGGTACTGAAGTGGCATTACAACTTTTAGGCGGAACTCGTAGATTACACCCACATAATACACACCAAATGCCCGTTGTGGCATTTCTTATTGGACCTCAtag GCAAGGTGTTGTTGGCGTTACATGTGCACGTCAATTAGCATCTCACGGAGTTTCAACTGTAGTGCTAGTTGCTGAACCCGATGTTCAAGGTGCATTGAGGCCACATCTTAGCTTGTACCAAATGACGGGCAATAGGCTTACGACCAACATTCAAGATTTACCATCAGTCGATCTTATTATAATGGCTTTGTGCGATGATTCTGATGATCCTTCTCACTATCCTCATTTAGCCGAATGGGCTAACCAAAGTAGAGCACCAGTGTTAGCTTTAGATCCACCAGCAATCGGTACACCTGgaataataactaaatattcTCTTCTTCCTATTTTGCCTCTATCTCACTCGTTAAATAATGGAAAATTGTATCTATGCAATCTTGCTATTCCTCAGAAGATTTTCAAAGATTTGGGGATTCAATATGATTCTCCATTCGGTTCAAAGTTCGTTATCGCACTGCATCCGAATGATTGA